In the genome of Candidatus Nitrosotenuis sp. DW1, one region contains:
- a CDS encoding ribose-phosphate diphosphokinase, with protein MLSVTVIGGKASEDLAKKLSKRLKADFISSDLRIFPDGESKITINANPKKGKIIIVNSTYPPVDSNLMQTLSLITKARQFSSDVISVIPYLGYARQDREFLPGEIVTLSVIAKLLKASGASKVIVVDIHSQMGLKHFDIPIKNVSAVQDLVNHFKKLKLKDPLVVSPDLGGATRAEEFAKLYGTDFIALKKQRDRKTGKVEIMTLNLDGVKGRDLVLVDDMISTGGSIVKATEFLRKQKCGKVYVACTHALLIDNAENKIRKAGISGIISTNTIPGNTSVVDVSGIIAKAI; from the coding sequence TTGTTGTCAGTTACAGTAATTGGGGGAAAAGCATCAGAAGATCTGGCAAAAAAACTGTCTAAAAGACTAAAGGCTGACTTTATTTCGTCGGATCTTAGAATTTTTCCAGATGGTGAAAGCAAAATTACCATAAACGCCAACCCAAAAAAAGGCAAAATCATTATTGTAAATTCGACATATCCGCCGGTTGATTCCAATCTGATGCAGACATTATCGTTAATCACAAAAGCAAGACAGTTTTCATCAGATGTGATCTCAGTCATACCCTACTTGGGTTATGCAAGGCAGGACAGAGAGTTTCTTCCAGGTGAAATAGTGACTCTTTCAGTTATAGCGAAGCTGCTCAAGGCATCTGGCGCATCAAAGGTGATTGTTGTCGACATTCACAGTCAGATGGGTTTGAAACACTTTGACATTCCAATTAAAAACGTCTCTGCGGTACAAGACCTTGTAAATCATTTTAAAAAGCTAAAGCTAAAGGATCCACTTGTTGTATCACCTGACCTTGGAGGAGCTACGCGTGCGGAAGAGTTTGCAAAATTATATGGAACTGATTTTATTGCACTTAAAAAACAACGTGACCGAAAGACTGGAAAAGTAGAAATCATGACTTTGAATTTGGACGGAGTAAAAGGGAGGGATTTGGTCCTAGTAGACGACATGATTAGTACAGGAGGTAGCATAGTAAAGGCAACGGAATTTCTCAGGAAGCAGAAATGTGGGAAAGTCTATGTTGCATGCACACATGCTTTACTAATTGACAATGCGGAAAATAAGATAAGAAAGGCAGGCATCTCTGGAATCATCTCCACAAACACAATTCCAGGAAATACATCTGTTGTTGATGTTTCAGGAATCATAGCAAAGGCTATCTAG
- a CDS encoding transcription initiation factor IIB — translation MTQTSRSSDRCPRCSKGSMLTDGSTGEMFCNTCGFVATERVEEEGPEWRSFSKEEGENRTRTGTPTSLAMHDMGLATIIGQADKDASGKPLTSSMKSTIERLRTWDSRSQVHEPVDRNFRQAFSELDRLKDKLALSDAVIEKTAYIYRKALDKGLVRGRSIPGLVAAALYAACRNTETPRTLTDVANGINIKRKDVARCYRLLLRELELKMPVVDPIKGVARIASIADLSEKTKRKALEFLKEASRIEVSAGKDPMGLAAAALYLACVMLGENKTQKDIAQAAGVTEVTIRNRYKGLKEALKL, via the coding sequence ATGACACAAACTTCACGAAGTAGCGATAGATGTCCACGTTGCTCTAAAGGATCAATGTTAACAGATGGGAGTACAGGAGAGATGTTTTGTAATACCTGCGGTTTTGTCGCAACCGAAAGAGTTGAGGAAGAAGGACCAGAATGGCGTTCATTTTCAAAAGAAGAGGGAGAGAACCGAACTAGAACGGGAACCCCAACTTCGCTTGCGATGCACGATATGGGCCTTGCAACCATAATCGGTCAGGCAGACAAGGACGCATCTGGAAAGCCACTTACATCCTCAATGAAAAGCACCATTGAGAGACTTAGAACTTGGGATAGCCGAAGTCAAGTACACGAACCAGTAGACAGGAACTTTAGACAGGCATTCAGTGAGTTAGACAGGCTAAAGGACAAGTTAGCATTATCTGATGCCGTAATCGAAAAGACTGCCTATATCTACAGAAAGGCACTTGACAAAGGCCTTGTTAGAGGTCGCTCAATTCCAGGACTAGTTGCTGCAGCGCTATATGCAGCGTGCAGAAATACAGAGACTCCAAGAACGCTTACAGATGTAGCAAATGGAATCAACATAAAGCGAAAGGATGTAGCAAGATGTTACAGATTGCTTCTCAGGGAGCTAGAACTGAAAATGCCAGTAGTAGACCCAATTAAGGGAGTTGCAAGGATTGCAAGTATTGCAGACCTAAGCGAGAAGACAAAAAGAAAGGCGCTTGAATTCCTAAAGGAAGCTAGCCGTATTGAGGTATCTGCTGGAAAGGATCCGATGGGCCTTGCAGCAGCAGCACTTTACTTGGCTTGTGTGATGTTAGGAGAGAACAAGACTCAGAAAGACATCGCCCAAGCTGCAGGTGTTACAGAAGTAACAATCCGAAATCGATACAAGGGTCTTAAAGAAGCACTAAAACTCTAA
- a CDS encoding SIR2 family NAD-dependent protein deacylase has protein sequence MFESVSDLIRDAEKIVFVTGAGISQESGIPTFRGKDGYWRKYDPMQLATIDAFYKNPKLVWEWYEDRRKNILAAHPNKGHLAISDLAKYKDVIVLTQNIDGLHQRAGSNQVLELHGSIIRIKCTVCDFKDNITDSFDGLPPKCKCGEILRPDVVWFGEALPQDIWHDAINHAKSCDVMIIVGTSLAVSPANTLPIFAKQNGAVLIEVNPERTVMSEYMDLSITETSANALPQLISLLEFRR, from the coding sequence ATGTTTGAGTCTGTTTCAGACCTAATCAGAGATGCAGAAAAAATTGTCTTTGTGACAGGTGCTGGGATTTCGCAGGAAAGCGGAATTCCGACATTTAGGGGAAAAGACGGATATTGGAGAAAGTATGATCCTATGCAGCTTGCAACAATTGACGCATTCTATAAAAATCCAAAACTTGTCTGGGAGTGGTATGAGGATAGAAGAAAAAATATTCTTGCTGCGCATCCAAACAAGGGTCATTTGGCAATTTCCGATCTTGCAAAATACAAAGATGTTATTGTGTTGACACAAAACATTGACGGGCTACACCAAAGAGCTGGAAGCAACCAAGTTCTTGAGCTTCACGGTAGCATAATTAGAATAAAATGCACTGTTTGTGATTTCAAAGATAACATTACAGACAGTTTTGATGGATTACCGCCAAAATGCAAATGCGGTGAGATTCTAAGGCCAGATGTTGTATGGTTTGGAGAAGCCTTACCACAAGATATCTGGCATGATGCCATAAATCACGCAAAAAGTTGTGATGTTATGATAATTGTGGGAACCTCGTTGGCAGTATCTCCTGCAAACACTCTCCCAATTTTTGCAAAACAAAATGGAGCTGTGTTAATCGAAGTAAATCCAGAGCGAACCGTCATGTCTGAGTACATGGATCTGTCGATAACAGAGACATCCGCAAATGCGCTGCCCCAATTGATTTCATTATTAGAGTTTAGGCGCTAG
- the cysC gene encoding adenylyl-sulfate kinase gives MTFVVWMTGLPCSGKTTIVRAMQKHVPNLAILDGDELREWLSPKDFSKEGRVEHNKKVAHLAKLLLKHNVPCGVSLVSPFVENREDARKIVGDDTRFFEVYVKCSLQECETRDVKGMYKKARANEIKNFTGISDPYEAPPNPDFVLDTEKETLEQSVQNLLNFLKSKNLVK, from the coding sequence ATGACATTTGTGGTATGGATGACCGGTCTTCCATGTTCTGGCAAGACTACGATAGTTAGGGCAATGCAGAAACACGTCCCAAACCTTGCCATATTAGATGGCGACGAATTGCGAGAATGGCTATCACCAAAGGACTTCTCCAAAGAGGGGCGAGTCGAACACAACAAAAAAGTTGCACATTTAGCAAAACTGCTCCTAAAACACAATGTCCCATGCGGCGTTTCTCTGGTTAGTCCATTTGTTGAAAACAGAGAGGATGCAAGAAAAATAGTCGGAGATGACACACGGTTCTTTGAGGTGTACGTAAAATGCTCATTACAAGAGTGTGAAACCCGCGATGTCAAGGGAATGTACAAAAAGGCGCGAGCCAACGAAATCAAGAACTTTACTGGCATAAGCGATCCATACGAAGCCCCCCCAAATCCGGACTTTGTACTTGACACGGAAAAAGAAACACTAGAGCAAAGCGTTCAAAATCTATTAAATTTCTTAAAATCAAAAAACCTAGTCAAGTGA
- a CDS encoding metallophosphoesterase family protein translates to MDLVFSDIHADMDGLETILKIVLSSEFEEKYGKISRIINLGDLLERGTSPKEVLQKIQGLSKTYPVISVMGNHDESVLYKKSISGSSFASARAHELLSEQDLEFFHQNKDGTFGEQQIIDAKNKLLCVHGGPLDPKKITKEGGDPWLYQKTWQRLSEENNEFYSYYGYHYRASSAFEEGKTKLENFIILCGHQHIEAAMQQNKNEITNIWPSQPVTEKIESFVMQKREFEIDKTSNYLFRVGLGGPQGHHSGGFAKPHFGVIQHDPKKVILFGLE, encoded by the coding sequence ATGGATCTAGTATTTTCCGACATTCACGCAGACATGGACGGACTTGAGACTATTCTAAAAATTGTACTTTCCTCTGAATTTGAAGAAAAATACGGCAAGATATCGAGAATAATTAATCTAGGAGATCTCTTGGAGAGAGGGACCAGCCCAAAAGAGGTCTTGCAAAAAATACAAGGACTTTCAAAAACATATCCTGTCATATCTGTGATGGGAAATCACGATGAGAGTGTACTGTACAAAAAATCAATCAGCGGTAGCTCGTTTGCAAGCGCAAGAGCGCACGAATTATTATCCGAACAAGACCTTGAATTTTTTCATCAAAATAAGGATGGGACATTTGGGGAGCAGCAAATAATAGATGCAAAAAACAAGCTTCTCTGCGTCCATGGTGGACCATTAGACCCAAAAAAAATAACCAAAGAGGGAGGAGATCCGTGGTTGTATCAAAAAACATGGCAAAGACTATCTGAGGAAAATAACGAGTTTTACAGTTATTATGGATATCATTACAGGGCGTCTTCTGCATTTGAGGAGGGAAAAACTAAGCTTGAGAACTTCATTATCCTGTGCGGCCATCAGCACATAGAAGCAGCCATGCAGCAGAACAAAAATGAAATTACGAACATCTGGCCATCTCAACCCGTAACAGAAAAAATTGAATCGTTTGTTATGCAAAAACGCGAGTTTGAGATTGATAAAACCAGTAACTATTTGTTCCGCGTTGGGCTCGGAGGCCCGCAAGGACACCATAGTGGTGGCTTTGCAAAGCCGCATTTTGGCGTAATCCAACACGATCCAAAAAAAGTAATTCTCTTCGGCCTAGAATAA
- a CDS encoding Snf7 family protein, producing the protein MTNFQNSWSKPPTPSMSEKFNDVLKPKGSLKPRIEMAIKSLTGQVSKLDGMVTKLKQREDKLFQRIVTATQKHDVHTSKVLANELAEVRKVSKMLGNVRMALEQIELRLTTFHDLGDTVVTIAPTIGLMRSLKSSLGKFMPEADRELGMMTEMLGGLMTESFQGEGAFGMDQSMNEESERILEEAAAVAESSVGDRFPSTPVSTKSAASSRYV; encoded by the coding sequence ATGACAAACTTCCAGAACTCATGGTCAAAACCGCCAACACCAAGCATGTCTGAAAAGTTCAACGACGTCTTAAAGCCAAAAGGATCACTGAAGCCAAGAATTGAGATGGCCATCAAAAGCCTGACTGGACAAGTCTCAAAACTTGATGGAATGGTCACTAAACTAAAGCAAAGAGAGGACAAACTGTTCCAAAGAATCGTTACAGCGACTCAAAAACACGACGTTCACACTAGCAAAGTTTTAGCAAACGAACTAGCCGAAGTCCGCAAGGTCTCAAAAATGCTAGGAAACGTAAGAATGGCACTAGAACAAATCGAACTCAGATTGACAACATTCCACGACCTAGGAGACACCGTAGTCACAATAGCACCTACAATCGGCCTAATGAGAAGCCTCAAGTCTTCACTTGGCAAATTTATGCCAGAGGCAGACCGCGAATTAGGTATGATGACTGAGATGTTAGGTGGACTAATGACAGAGTCATTCCAAGGCGAAGGAGCATTTGGTATGGATCAATCCATGAACGAAGAATCTGAGAGGATTCTAGAAGAAGCAGCAGCTGTCGCAGAATCATCCGTTGGTGATAGATTCCCATCAACACCTGTAAGCACAAAATCTGCAGCCTCATCAAGATACGTATAG
- a CDS encoding SDR family oxidoreductase yields MMKAIVLGGTRGIGKAIAESLSSIGCDVFAASRKDIDTSDLNSVKNFIKKHKETDILVLNTGGPAPKQFHDVTEKDWQKYHNQLFLGFCLLLQKLKVRNNGYVFVITSNVIKEPNPRLIISSAYRLAFTAVFKVLSKELVSKNINCINIAPGPINTDRMKELVGDINKYAKSLPMKRLGEPAEIGNFVKSIVENKIKYLSGVTINFDGANSNSVL; encoded by the coding sequence GTGATGAAGGCAATAGTTCTTGGCGGTACACGTGGGATAGGCAAGGCAATTGCAGAATCATTGTCTTCTATTGGATGTGATGTGTTTGCTGCATCACGAAAAGACATTGACACGTCAGATTTGAACAGCGTCAAAAATTTCATCAAAAAACACAAAGAAACAGACATTTTGGTTTTGAACACGGGTGGCCCTGCACCAAAACAATTTCATGATGTTACTGAAAAGGACTGGCAAAAATACCATAACCAGTTGTTCTTGGGATTCTGTTTGTTGTTACAAAAACTAAAGGTAAGGAATAATGGTTATGTTTTTGTAATAACATCTAATGTTATCAAGGAACCTAACCCAAGATTGATAATCTCAAGCGCATACCGGCTTGCATTCACTGCAGTTTTCAAAGTACTGAGCAAGGAACTCGTATCAAAAAATATCAATTGCATCAATATTGCTCCAGGACCAATCAACACAGACAGAATGAAAGAATTGGTTGGAGATATTAACAAATACGCAAAGTCATTACCGATGAAAAGACTAGGAGAGCCTGCAGAAATTGGGAACTTTGTCAAATCTATAGTTGAAAACAAAATCAAGTACCTATCCGGCGTCACAATAAACTTTGATGGTGCAAACTCTAATTCTGTACTCTAG
- a CDS encoding 3'(2'),5'-bisphosphate nucleotidase CysQ family protein, giving the protein MSIKLPFANPLDEAKLAVDAAIRASKAVMEIYAQDFAIEHKDDDSPITKADLESNQIIKETLSSSSLPILSEEDEDDKSRLEHEKIWIVDPLDGTSDFVNKTGEFTIMIALVEKKKPILGIISRPTTDMLFLAQKGSGAFVFEKESWKRLAVSKTNELKKCNAVGSRFHLTEAEKEFFKSLGVESFASRGSSLKVAEICMGMADIYLTTSSKIKQWDTCASYCLITESGGKMTDMYGGDILYNTERLNHENGLLVTNSLVHDQIIKKYQSLD; this is encoded by the coding sequence TTGTCAATCAAACTACCATTTGCAAATCCACTAGACGAGGCCAAACTTGCCGTTGACGCTGCAATACGGGCAAGTAAGGCGGTAATGGAAATTTATGCACAAGACTTTGCAATAGAGCACAAAGATGATGACTCCCCAATAACAAAGGCAGACTTGGAAAGCAACCAAATCATAAAAGAAACTCTCTCAAGTTCTAGCTTGCCAATTTTGTCAGAAGAAGATGAGGATGACAAATCAAGACTAGAACATGAGAAAATTTGGATTGTTGATCCACTAGACGGCACAAGCGATTTTGTAAACAAGACGGGGGAGTTCACAATCATGATCGCCCTAGTCGAAAAGAAAAAGCCCATTCTTGGGATAATTTCAAGGCCAACTACAGACATGTTGTTTTTGGCGCAAAAAGGAAGTGGTGCATTTGTTTTTGAAAAAGAATCGTGGAAAAGACTTGCCGTAAGTAAAACCAATGAATTGAAAAAATGCAATGCCGTTGGAAGCAGATTTCATTTAACAGAGGCAGAAAAGGAGTTTTTCAAAAGCCTTGGGGTTGAAAGTTTTGCAAGCAGGGGCAGCTCACTAAAGGTTGCGGAAATTTGTATGGGAATGGCTGACATTTATCTCACAACCTCAAGCAAGATAAAACAGTGGGATACTTGTGCATCTTATTGTCTGATTACCGAGTCCGGAGGAAAAATGACCGATATGTATGGGGGCGATATTTTATACAATACAGAAAGACTAAACCATGAAAATGGTCTACTTGTGACAAACAGTCTTGTGCATGATCAGATAATCAAAAAATACCAATCACTTGACTAG
- the crcB gene encoding fluoride efflux transporter CrcB, with protein MKGLEIVFLSVGGVLGTFLRYKITDSQIMLGTLSVSILVVNIIGAFILGMFVVLAQQWNLEAKYALFVAVGFCGSLTTMSAFALQTTNLMDNSQFGLAAINIMANVGLSIGALMAGRTLMSYIASA; from the coding sequence ATGAAAGGATTAGAGATTGTCTTTCTTTCAGTTGGGGGAGTACTTGGGACCTTTCTAAGATACAAAATCACAGATTCCCAAATAATGTTGGGTACGCTTTCTGTTAGTATATTGGTGGTGAACATCATTGGCGCATTCATACTTGGCATGTTTGTTGTGCTTGCGCAGCAATGGAATCTTGAAGCAAAATACGCGCTTTTTGTGGCAGTAGGTTTTTGTGGCTCGCTTACTACAATGTCTGCCTTTGCACTTCAAACAACAAATCTTATGGATAACTCGCAATTTGGCCTTGCCGCAATTAACATAATGGCAAACGTTGGACTTTCAATTGGTGCACTAATGGCTGGTAGAACACTGATGAGCTATATTGCTAGCGCCTAA
- the rnz gene encoding ribonuclease Z gives MKLVFLGTSAAQPTENRGLSSTCLEKDGEILMFDAGEGTQVSYLKSGLGWNKKMKIFVTHLHGDHCIGVLGLLQTMTLQHRTEAMEIYGPDGIDMFIGENIRILNFGLSFPVKITVVTPGLVCEEKTYSVYVEESEHSIPAFSYLFKEKDKPGKFDLQKIKSLGIPEGSLWHDLQMGKEITFGNKIVKPSDVMGEKRPGKKIGISGDTRPTKKLEVFFKNCDYLSFDSTFSDKIKEKAIETGHSTAKEAATLAKNASVSNLILTHFSARYKDEAELLEEAQSIHGSVIAARDLLEIEIK, from the coding sequence ATGAAACTAGTATTTTTAGGCACATCAGCTGCGCAGCCAACAGAAAATCGCGGATTATCTTCTACATGTCTTGAAAAAGACGGGGAAATTCTGATGTTTGATGCAGGGGAAGGCACCCAAGTTTCATATCTAAAATCCGGATTAGGATGGAATAAAAAGATGAAAATTTTTGTAACTCATTTACACGGAGATCATTGCATCGGAGTGTTAGGGCTTTTGCAAACGATGACATTACAGCATAGAACAGAGGCTATGGAAATCTACGGTCCTGACGGAATTGACATGTTCATAGGTGAAAACATCAGAATTCTAAATTTCGGTTTGTCATTTCCAGTCAAAATAACTGTAGTGACCCCGGGACTAGTTTGTGAAGAAAAGACTTATTCTGTGTATGTGGAAGAGTCAGAACATTCCATTCCAGCGTTTTCTTACTTGTTCAAAGAAAAAGACAAACCTGGCAAATTTGACTTGCAAAAAATAAAAAGCCTTGGCATTCCAGAGGGAAGCCTCTGGCATGATTTACAAATGGGAAAAGAAATTACATTTGGAAACAAGATAGTAAAACCATCAGATGTTATGGGAGAGAAAAGGCCTGGCAAAAAGATTGGAATATCTGGCGATACAAGGCCCACAAAAAAGCTTGAGGTGTTTTTTAAAAACTGCGATTATCTTAGCTTTGATTCCACGTTTTCTGACAAAATAAAGGAAAAAGCGATAGAGACAGGACACAGTACGGCGAAGGAAGCAGCTACACTTGCAAAAAATGCAAGTGTTTCAAATTTGATCTTGACTCATTTTTCTGCGCGATACAAAGACGAAGCAGAGTTGCTCGAAGAAGCACAAAGTATCCATGGTTCGGTGATTGCAGCAAGAGACTTGCTGGAAATTGAGATAAAATAA
- a CDS encoding RNA-binding domain-containing protein — protein sequence MIPVLDCKIEAFCEINPSEDPEKIEQVMTNVLNNAEFKIGKDSIIATSREIESLSKIRESIQKHRSQNVYLRFLDDNLDGDETWFYLNKQAAFVNSISLCEHADESALGPIKITLRSKNIERVIEWLTD from the coding sequence TTGATTCCGGTTTTAGACTGTAAAATAGAGGCATTCTGTGAGATCAATCCTTCCGAAGATCCAGAAAAAATTGAGCAGGTAATGACAAACGTGCTAAACAATGCCGAATTTAAAATTGGCAAGGACTCCATTATTGCAACATCGAGGGAAATAGAGTCATTATCAAAAATTCGTGAGTCGATTCAAAAACATCGCTCACAAAATGTATACTTGCGTTTTTTGGACGACAATTTGGATGGCGATGAAACTTGGTTTTATCTCAACAAACAGGCTGCTTTTGTCAATAGCATTTCGCTTTGTGAACATGCAGATGAATCTGCCTTGGGACCAATCAAGATAACCCTACGCTCAAAGAACATCGAGCGTGTAATAGAATGGCTAACCGATTAG
- a CDS encoding SDR family NAD(P)-dependent oxidoreductase, translating to MSLSGKVALVTGGSRGIGKSIATLFLKEGAKVAITGKDTDRLEQVRKELVDVLTIPADIRNEKKVQSAVEKTIEKFGRLDILVNNAGIFPQIKLLHQIRESEWNEVIDVNLTGQFRFTKAAIPYLQKNGGSIINIASNAGLKAFDNFHADAYTASKGALVLLTKSWALEYAKDKIRVNCICPGVVDTDMTKEFLTTQAQKEMLDLEYPIGRIGTVEDIARSALYFASDDSGWVTGSVLAIDGGESAK from the coding sequence ATGAGTCTTTCAGGAAAGGTTGCCCTCGTAACGGGAGGTAGCAGGGGAATTGGAAAATCAATTGCCACGCTTTTTCTAAAAGAGGGTGCAAAGGTAGCAATAACTGGCAAGGACACTGACAGACTTGAACAAGTAAGAAAAGAACTCGTAGATGTTTTGACAATACCTGCCGATATACGAAATGAAAAAAAGGTACAGTCCGCAGTAGAGAAAACAATAGAAAAATTTGGCAGACTTGATATCCTGGTAAACAATGCCGGAATCTTTCCACAAATCAAGCTGCTACATCAGATCAGGGAATCAGAATGGAATGAGGTCATTGACGTAAACTTGACAGGGCAATTTCGTTTTACAAAAGCAGCCATTCCATATTTGCAAAAGAACGGCGGAAGCATAATTAACATTGCATCAAATGCCGGCCTAAAGGCGTTTGATAACTTTCATGCGGATGCATATACGGCGTCAAAGGGAGCCCTCGTTTTGCTAACAAAGTCGTGGGCACTAGAATATGCCAAAGATAAGATCAGGGTAAATTGTATTTGCCCTGGTGTTGTCGATACTGACATGACAAAAGAATTTCTTACCACGCAAGCACAAAAGGAAATGCTTGATTTGGAATATCCGATTGGAAGAATTGGCACTGTGGAAGACATCGCAAGATCTGCTCTGTATTTTGCATCTGACGATTCAGGATGGGTCACAGGCTCTGTTTTGGCAATAGATGGCGGCGAGTCAGCAAAATAG
- a CDS encoding transcriptional regulator produces MFEKFKKGESTQQDAGMMEQEKPGFIAEQVKTTEKPAVSDSAIGIGDLINKRTKLEEAIDYVGLMIKNLKDKRTKLEKEIEDESVDIKNLKEKLVKVGEYIEEENRGIRDLSNKRSMVEREADEVGVLINNLRNRLANIDSVVESEANKVKTIKDSRPEA; encoded by the coding sequence TTTGAAAAATTTAAGAAGGGTGAGTCTACCCAACAAGATGCAGGTATGATGGAACAAGAAAAACCCGGGTTCATAGCGGAACAGGTAAAGACTACTGAAAAACCAGCCGTTTCTGACTCTGCCATAGGCATTGGCGACCTCATTAACAAGCGTACCAAACTAGAAGAGGCAATAGACTATGTCGGATTGATGATTAAAAACCTCAAAGACAAGCGTACCAAACTAGAAAAAGAGATAGAGGACGAGTCAGTTGATATCAAAAATCTAAAGGAAAAGCTGGTCAAAGTCGGTGAATATATTGAAGAGGAGAACCGCGGAATAAGAGATCTGTCCAACAAAAGATCCATGGTAGAAAGGGAAGCAGACGAGGTCGGGGTTTTGATAAACAACCTGCGAAATAGGCTTGCAAATATTGATTCTGTGGTAGAGAGTGAAGCTAACAAGGTAAAGACCATCAAGGATTCGCGGCCAGAAGCCTAA
- a CDS encoding DNA methyltransferase, with translation MPESFFIVSKEYLELAVDEVTAIAKMYDRFCKVKPISNLIIIQSKTPWEKIVGRATFVKIAGQIERKMSGVFLDEKNYNLLFRAKSFMCKAINLSQKTINIPEIERSLGSMVVTFCNAKVSLDDPDVTIYLIFTDAENFFGFATRFKPQERPKKLTKFHHELDWKLTRAMINLARLNDDEVVCDPFCGTGSTLLEAESMGIKSIGIDFDEKMCKISKDNLAENNFKSKVINQNYDYMLQIKDSFDGIVTDLPYGTASKISEPPQKLMQNFVSKMPKGKKFAIMCKKGLDSNLKIKLTKKYEIYRHKSLTRMILVK, from the coding sequence ATGCCGGAAAGCTTTTTCATCGTTTCGAAAGAATATCTGGAGCTTGCAGTAGACGAGGTAACAGCTATTGCAAAAATGTATGATAGATTCTGCAAAGTCAAGCCAATTTCAAATCTTATCATCATACAGTCAAAGACACCTTGGGAAAAAATAGTAGGTCGTGCCACATTTGTAAAAATTGCAGGCCAGATAGAGCGAAAAATGTCTGGCGTGTTTCTTGATGAGAAAAACTACAACCTGCTATTTCGTGCAAAATCATTTATGTGCAAGGCAATCAATCTTTCACAAAAGACAATTAACATTCCAGAAATAGAACGCTCATTAGGAAGCATGGTTGTAACATTTTGCAATGCAAAGGTTTCCTTGGATGATCCGGATGTTACTATTTACCTAATATTCACGGATGCCGAAAACTTCTTTGGTTTTGCGACAAGATTCAAACCGCAAGAACGGCCAAAAAAACTAACAAAGTTCCATCATGAATTGGATTGGAAGTTGACTCGCGCAATGATTAATCTGGCAAGGCTAAATGATGATGAAGTTGTGTGTGATCCCTTTTGTGGCACAGGAAGCACGCTTTTGGAGGCAGAATCCATGGGAATAAAGTCAATCGGGATTGATTTTGATGAAAAAATGTGTAAGATTTCAAAGGATAATCTAGCAGAGAATAATTTCAAATCCAAAGTAATCAATCAGAACTATGACTATATGCTACAAATCAAGGATAGCTTTGATGGAATAGTAACTGATTTGCCATATGGGACTGCGTCAAAAATATCGGAACCTCCGCAAAAACTAATGCAAAACTTTGTATCAAAAATGCCAAAAGGTAAAAAGTTTGCAATTATGTGCAAAAAAGGCCTTGATTCAAATCTCAAGATAAAACTAACAAAAAAATATGAAATCTATAGGCATAAGAGCTTGACAAGGATGATTCTGGTAAAATGA
- a CDS encoding hemerythrin domain-containing protein, translating to MSATEILRQDHLKIRRLEKIVIKCHKDLYAEKPIPIPDLEKITFVISEFLDAVHYSREEDSYFACVASYDTLKEEIRKFTIEHEFSRRIAKNIAKHVQRWKNGEDAREPVARFLRTYAIYLNDHLSKEDEFFKRTPEVLSKEEEQAMYEQFQSVMAVSTKIETVMKEIEYLEKQVWFIS from the coding sequence ATGAGTGCGACTGAAATCCTTCGGCAAGATCATCTCAAAATAAGGCGCCTAGAAAAAATCGTCATAAAATGCCATAAGGATCTGTATGCAGAAAAACCAATTCCCATTCCTGATTTAGAAAAAATCACCTTTGTAATTTCCGAGTTTTTGGACGCAGTTCATTATTCCAGAGAGGAGGACTCGTATTTTGCATGCGTTGCTAGTTATGACACTCTAAAAGAAGAAATTAGAAAATTCACAATAGAGCACGAATTTAGCAGGAGAATTGCAAAAAACATTGCAAAACACGTTCAAAGATGGAAAAACGGTGAAGACGCACGAGAGCCGGTTGCAAGATTTCTGCGGACATATGCCATTTACCTAAATGACCACCTCTCTAAGGAAGACGAGTTCTTCAAAAGAACACCTGAGGTCCTCTCAAAAGAGGAAGAGCAGGCAATGTATGAGCAGTTCCAGTCAGTAATGGCCGTATCGACAAAGATTGAAACTGTAATGAAGGAGATCGAGTATCTGGAAAAACAAGTCTGGTTTATCTCGTAA